One region of Nitrospiraceae bacterium genomic DNA includes:
- a CDS encoding ABC transporter ATP-binding protein translates to MNYLSRFIPFLRPYLMTMAGAGGLVMGVAACNLLLIRLGGSLWDLITVQRDLPKLTSMVWVFVGLVIGQGLLSMAHSYLTSLASQHVMADFRTHVFSHLHRLSLNFFAKRRTGELISRLMNDVGVIQNLLTETPMDALKHLVTIIGGVGFLLVMNWRLCVLILILLPLLAVVARMFGRRLKALSMQIQDQTAHVTTLIEEVVSGIRVVKSFVQGKREDARFRSAVETLLATTMKRTAVLAVFVPVITFCTFVMAIGVLWYGGKQVIEGQLSPGELFAFVLFAGILIGPFGSAARMFSQVKEVQGAMTRVFELLDTPLEIHDSPMAKALTPIHGKVEFDCVQFGYEGRSPVLDAVSFSIQAGECVALVGPTGAGKTTIVNLLHRFYDPTAGRVLIDGHDLKSIQVESLYQQLALVPQETLLFGGTIADNIRYGRADASESDMIEASRRANAHEFIQSLPDGYDTILGEKGINLSGGQRQRIAIARALLKDPRILILDEATSALDSQSESLVQAALTELMKGRTTLMIAHRFSSIQRAHRILVLHKGTIVEEGQHEELLAKRGLYHHLYTLREVEGITEPREDSAQPLSQ, encoded by the coding sequence ATGAACTATCTGTCCCGATTCATTCCCTTCCTTCGTCCGTATCTGATGACCATGGCCGGTGCGGGGGGCCTGGTGATGGGTGTTGCAGCCTGCAACCTGTTACTCATCCGGTTGGGCGGCTCCTTGTGGGATCTTATTACGGTCCAACGCGATTTGCCGAAATTGACAAGCATGGTATGGGTCTTTGTCGGATTGGTGATCGGGCAGGGCCTCTTATCCATGGCCCATAGTTATTTGACCTCGCTGGCTTCCCAGCATGTGATGGCGGATTTCCGTACCCACGTTTTTTCTCATCTCCATCGGTTGTCACTGAATTTCTTCGCCAAACGGCGCACAGGAGAGTTGATTTCCAGATTGATGAACGATGTCGGGGTGATTCAAAATTTATTAACTGAGACCCCGATGGATGCCCTGAAGCATCTCGTGACCATCATTGGGGGCGTGGGATTTTTGTTGGTGATGAATTGGCGGTTGTGTGTCCTGATTCTCATACTTTTGCCATTGCTGGCCGTCGTCGCCAGGATGTTTGGGAGGCGGTTGAAAGCCTTATCCATGCAAATTCAAGATCAAACGGCCCATGTTACCACGCTGATTGAAGAAGTGGTGTCAGGCATTCGTGTGGTCAAATCGTTTGTTCAGGGTAAACGAGAGGACGCGCGGTTTCGTTCAGCCGTAGAGACTCTATTAGCCACCACTATGAAACGGACAGCGGTGTTGGCCGTATTTGTTCCTGTCATCACCTTCTGTACCTTTGTCATGGCGATTGGCGTCTTATGGTATGGGGGCAAGCAAGTCATCGAAGGCCAGCTTTCTCCTGGGGAATTATTTGCCTTTGTTTTATTTGCGGGGATTTTAATTGGCCCGTTTGGGTCAGCGGCCCGAATGTTCTCTCAGGTTAAGGAAGTGCAAGGCGCGATGACGAGGGTATTTGAACTCTTGGATACGCCACTGGAAATTCATGATAGTCCGATGGCAAAGGCCTTAACGCCCATTCATGGAAAAGTCGAGTTCGATTGCGTGCAATTTGGCTATGAGGGCCGATCCCCCGTATTGGATGCGGTGTCATTTTCGATTCAGGCCGGGGAATGTGTGGCGTTGGTAGGACCCACCGGAGCCGGAAAAACAACAATTGTGAATTTACTGCATCGATTTTATGATCCAACTGCAGGCCGGGTGCTTATCGATGGGCATGATCTCAAATCCATTCAAGTGGAGAGTTTGTATCAGCAGCTGGCGCTTGTGCCGCAGGAAACCCTGCTTTTTGGTGGAACGATTGCAGACAATATCCGGTATGGTCGAGCCGATGCCTCTGAATCTGACATGATTGAGGCTAGTCGCCGAGCCAATGCCCATGAATTTATTCAGTCGCTCCCGGATGGCTATGACACAATTCTCGGGGAAAAAGGGATCAATTTGTCGGGTGGACAGCGGCAGCGCATCGCCATTGCCAGGGCGCTGCTTAAAGACCCGAGAATTTTGATCCTGGATGAAGCCACCTCAGCATTGGATAGCCAGTCGGAATCGCTGGTCCAGGCGGCGTTAACGGAACTGATGAAGGGACGCACCACCCTCATGATTGCGCATCGGTTTTCTTCCATTCAGCGGGCGCATCGTATTCTGGTTCTGCATAAAGGCACAATTGTGGAAGAAGGCCAGCACGAAGAGCTACTGGCCAAGCGGGGGCTCTATCATCACCTCTATACACTTAGAGAGGTCGAGGGAATAACGGAGCCCAGGGAAGACTCAGCCCAACCGTTGTCTCAATAA
- a CDS encoding methyltransferase domain-containing protein yields MNLEKVERVYSAYASVYDHTFGKVFQQSRESAVRGLPIEPGHRVLEVGVGTGEALPLYPSCCEVLGIDLSDGMLEHARRRVQEHRLNHVTLKRMDAGKMDLPDNHYDIVMAAYVVTAVPDYRSVVDEMIRVCKPGGRIIMLNHFSNGNKVIAAVEKWISPLCKHIGFRTDLALHTVLEGTCLMVVNKKKVNPLRFWHLVECVNKKNGQQSLFTNGFALNGHS; encoded by the coding sequence ATGAATCTTGAGAAAGTTGAGCGTGTGTACAGTGCGTACGCATCTGTTTATGACCATACCTTTGGAAAAGTATTTCAGCAATCGCGCGAATCGGCGGTCCGAGGGCTTCCCATTGAGCCAGGGCATCGGGTTCTTGAGGTTGGCGTAGGAACCGGAGAAGCGCTCCCTCTCTATCCCTCCTGTTGCGAAGTCCTTGGTATTGACCTCTCAGATGGTATGTTGGAGCATGCCCGGCGTCGGGTTCAGGAGCACCGTTTGAATCATGTGACCCTTAAGAGAATGGATGCGGGGAAAATGGATCTTCCGGATAATCACTATGATATTGTGATGGCGGCCTATGTCGTCACGGCAGTTCCTGATTATCGAAGTGTGGTGGACGAAATGATTCGCGTGTGTAAGCCCGGTGGCCGGATCATTATGCTGAATCACTTTAGCAATGGGAATAAAGTGATTGCGGCGGTAGAAAAATGGATTTCTCCTCTGTGTAAGCATATTGGATTCCGAACCGATCTTGCATTGCACACGGTCCTGGAAGGCACGTGTCTGATGGTGGTTAATAAAAAGAAAGTGAATCCGCTGCGGTTCTGGCATTTGGTGGAATGTGTGAATAAGAAGAATGGTCAACAGTCTTTGTTTACAAATGGTTTTGCGTTGAATGGACATTCTTAG
- a CDS encoding type 1 glutamine amidotransferase produces MKVALCLQHVVFEGPGVFRRALETRGYAVRNVVVPAEGLPADPGDFLLIMGGPMSVNDRDPWIEDELQFVKRALARDIPVLGICFGAQLLAKALGGSVAPGPKFEIGMSSVSLTDMGQTDPILRGMPQDFLVFQWHGEGITLPPGGTHLMTSADFPVQAFRMSDRTYGLLFHLELEEAGIAALCRECPQDVQRGGVSPESIQDRSRPHLPGLHQLADRLMEHLVRIG; encoded by the coding sequence ATGAAGGTTGCCCTCTGCCTCCAGCATGTCGTGTTTGAAGGTCCTGGCGTCTTTCGTCGGGCCCTGGAAACTCGTGGGTATGCGGTCCGAAATGTGGTCGTTCCTGCAGAGGGTTTGCCTGCGGATCCAGGGGATTTTCTTCTCATCATGGGGGGACCGATGTCCGTCAATGATCGTGATCCGTGGATTGAGGATGAACTCCAATTTGTAAAGAGGGCTCTCGCGCGTGATATTCCTGTCCTGGGTATTTGTTTCGGCGCGCAGTTGCTGGCCAAAGCGTTGGGTGGTTCGGTGGCACCGGGGCCGAAGTTTGAAATTGGCATGAGTTCCGTATCCCTGACCGACATGGGACAGACCGATCCCATACTGCGTGGCATGCCTCAGGACTTTCTCGTGTTCCAATGGCATGGAGAAGGGATCACCCTTCCTCCGGGAGGCACGCATTTGATGACTTCTGCTGATTTTCCTGTTCAGGCATTCCGGATGTCGGATCGAACGTATGGCCTCCTGTTTCATCTGGAATTGGAAGAAGCGGGAATTGCGGCCTTGTGCCGTGAATGCCCGCAAGATGTTCAACGAGGGGGGGTGTCGCCGGAGTCTATTCAAGACCGGTCCCGACCGCATCTACCCGGGCTTCATCAATTGGCTGATCGCCTCATGGAACATTTGGTTCGGATAGGGTGA
- a CDS encoding LL-diaminopimelate aminotransferase, translating to MAGFPIQYAERIRTLPPYLFAAIDDMKRKAIERGMDIINLGIGDPDLPTPEPIIESLRREAGNPKHHQYPSYDGMLSFRTAVADWYQRRFGVTLDPKTEVVTLIGSKEGIGHIPLAFIDPGDIVLVPSPGYPVYPVATSFAGGVSYTMPLTKENGFLPDLSAIPKDIAQKAKMMFLNSPNNPTSVVASKEFFKHVADFAQEHQIIVCHDAAYSEIYYDGKRPASFLEAAGAKDVGVEFHSLSKTYNMTGWRIGFAVGRKEVISGLGKVKTNIDSGVFQAIQEAGITALQLDDSVTEGLRTIYQERRDVLVPGLKSMGLELDSPPAAFYVWIGVPKGFTSASFTAHLIEKAGIVTTPGNGFGDPGEGYIRMTVTTTKEKLAEAVERMKKIGW from the coding sequence ATGGCAGGGTTTCCTATTCAGTATGCAGAAAGAATCCGCACGCTCCCCCCCTACTTATTCGCCGCCATCGATGACATGAAGCGTAAGGCCATCGAGCGTGGCATGGATATCATCAATTTAGGTATTGGTGATCCTGATTTGCCGACGCCTGAACCGATCATTGAATCATTACGACGCGAGGCGGGGAATCCCAAGCACCATCAGTACCCTTCGTATGATGGCATGTTGTCATTCCGGACTGCGGTCGCCGATTGGTATCAACGTCGGTTTGGCGTGACCCTGGACCCCAAAACAGAAGTCGTGACACTGATCGGGTCGAAAGAAGGCATCGGCCATATTCCATTGGCCTTTATCGATCCGGGAGATATCGTGTTGGTTCCGAGTCCCGGATATCCGGTATACCCCGTCGCAACCAGTTTTGCCGGGGGAGTTTCCTACACCATGCCATTGACGAAAGAGAATGGGTTTTTGCCGGACCTGTCTGCCATTCCCAAGGATATTGCCCAAAAAGCCAAAATGATGTTTCTCAACTCCCCGAATAATCCGACGTCGGTGGTGGCGAGCAAGGAATTTTTTAAACACGTGGCGGATTTTGCGCAAGAGCATCAGATTATTGTCTGCCATGACGCGGCCTATTCCGAAATTTATTATGACGGCAAACGGCCGGCGAGCTTTTTGGAAGCGGCGGGCGCAAAAGACGTGGGGGTGGAATTCCACTCGCTGTCCAAAACGTACAATATGACTGGTTGGCGCATCGGGTTCGCCGTAGGGAGAAAGGAAGTCATCTCGGGTTTGGGGAAGGTCAAAACCAATATTGATTCCGGGGTGTTTCAAGCGATTCAAGAAGCAGGCATCACCGCCTTGCAACTGGATGATTCGGTGACGGAAGGCTTGCGAACGATTTATCAAGAACGGCGGGACGTCCTGGTGCCCGGCTTGAAAAGCATGGGCTTGGAACTGGATTCTCCTCCGGCGGCGTTTTACGTCTGGATCGGTGTGCCGAAAGGCTTTACCTCGGCGTCTTTCACGGCGCATCTTATTGAGAAAGCCGGAATTGTGACGACGCCGGGCAATGGATTTGGCGATCCGGGAGAAGGCTATATCCGGATGACGGTCACGACCACAAAAGAAAAATTAGCAGAAGCCGTGGAACGAATGAAAAAGATCGGGTGGTAA
- the folK gene encoding 2-amino-4-hydroxy-6-hydroxymethyldihydropteridine diphosphokinase, with product MANLRTNEMAQEIVFIAFGSNAGDRQELCDRAVALMHLLPLSRVTGVSSYYESEPIDPQGILGPIWFYNGVVRLETTLSPQRLLDILHETERALGRDEDNRRGPRTMDFDIVFFGQQVIEQPGLTVPHPRLHQRRFVLEPLVEVDPDWTHPVFHRSAKELLESLTDTSQVNKLDVIPGAKYGSRQACSGPST from the coding sequence TTGGCGAATCTGCGAACAAACGAAATGGCTCAGGAAATCGTATTTATCGCTTTTGGCTCCAACGCAGGAGATCGCCAGGAATTGTGCGACCGGGCGGTGGCCCTGATGCATCTGCTCCCTCTTTCCCGTGTCACCGGAGTGTCCTCGTATTACGAATCGGAACCGATCGATCCTCAGGGAATTTTGGGACCCATCTGGTTTTATAATGGTGTGGTGAGGCTGGAAACCACGCTCAGTCCTCAACGACTGCTGGACATACTTCATGAAACCGAACGAGCGTTGGGCCGTGACGAAGACAACCGTCGCGGTCCACGCACGATGGATTTTGACATTGTATTTTTTGGCCAACAGGTGATCGAACAACCAGGACTCACCGTTCCCCATCCCCGCCTCCATCAGCGACGATTTGTGCTGGAACCGCTTGTGGAAGTAGATCCTGATTGGACTCATCCGGTGTTTCATCGTTCGGCAAAAGAGTTGTTAGAGTCTCTGACAGATACCAGTCAGGTCAACAAGTTGGATGTCATCCCCGGGGCGAAGTATGGCTCCCGACAGGCCTGCTCCGGGCCTTCCACTTGA
- a CDS encoding pantoate--beta-alanine ligase has translation MRVIHSVRNLHSWRRKQESLDGPIGFVPTMGALHDGHLSLIQRARKHCETVVVSVFVNPLQFGEAEDLDRYPRSFPADRRLCREAGVDLLFAPPPEEFYPENFQTTVTVNCLTQRWEGEARPTHFQGVTTVVTKLFCLVRPHRAYFGQKDYQQSLVVNQLIHDLNWDIRMVLCPTVRESDGLAVSSRNRYLSADQRLQAGLLSKALREGGDAIKRGVRKVRTIQSRMEKFLRSDPDVHPEYLAICNSRNLEPLTQVRGTVVILGAVRLGNIRLIDNLLVRCPRSHG, from the coding sequence ATGCGCGTCATCCATTCTGTTCGAAATCTGCATAGCTGGAGAAGAAAACAGGAGTCGCTGGACGGCCCAATCGGATTTGTCCCCACGATGGGCGCCTTGCATGATGGCCATCTCTCCTTAATACAGCGCGCCCGAAAACACTGTGAGACCGTTGTGGTCAGCGTCTTTGTCAATCCGCTCCAGTTTGGGGAGGCTGAAGATTTAGACCGCTATCCCCGGAGTTTCCCCGCCGACCGGCGTTTGTGCCGGGAGGCGGGTGTCGATCTGCTCTTTGCTCCTCCTCCAGAAGAATTCTATCCGGAAAATTTTCAAACAACGGTTACGGTGAATTGTCTCACGCAACGCTGGGAGGGTGAAGCCCGGCCGACCCATTTTCAGGGCGTGACGACGGTCGTGACGAAATTATTCTGTCTGGTTCGTCCCCACCGCGCCTATTTCGGACAAAAGGATTATCAACAATCCCTGGTGGTGAACCAGCTCATACATGATCTCAACTGGGATATTCGAATGGTCCTCTGTCCAACGGTGCGGGAATCCGACGGGTTAGCCGTCAGTTCACGCAATCGGTACCTTTCAGCCGACCAACGATTGCAAGCCGGGCTCTTATCGAAGGCCTTACGCGAAGGGGGCGATGCCATTAAGAGGGGAGTCCGGAAAGTTCGGACCATCCAATCCCGGATGGAAAAATTTTTACGCAGCGACCCCGATGTGCATCCGGAGTATCTGGCAATTTGCAATTCCAGGAATCTGGAACCACTGACTCAGGTGCGTGGAACGGTTGTCATCTTAGGAGCCGTCAGACTGGGAAACATTCGGTTGATTGATAATCTGCTGGTCCGCTGTCCCCGATCACACGGTTAA
- a CDS encoding TPM domain-containing protein, with product MTFSDQDQERIQHSVREAERHTRGEIVPMIVERSARYRETQYRAGAGCALFALSGLITIEWEWMSWGWHATNAGWLLLTVMAAYGLGFWLGTFDPVIRILTSNERMAYKANLRAHQAFLEHGLHRTELGTGVLILISLLEHRIEILTDRAILDRVPPETWKNMLALIQEGFHKGNPVESLCQAITLCGEVLGEYFPAGPTDPNPNELPNDLIPG from the coding sequence ATGACGTTTTCAGACCAGGATCAGGAACGCATCCAACACAGCGTCAGAGAAGCTGAACGCCATACTCGTGGAGAAATCGTGCCGATGATCGTGGAACGCTCGGCACGATACCGGGAGACGCAATATCGCGCCGGAGCAGGCTGTGCCTTATTCGCGCTCAGTGGCCTCATAACCATTGAATGGGAATGGATGTCCTGGGGGTGGCATGCCACCAATGCCGGTTGGCTCCTGCTGACAGTCATGGCGGCCTATGGGCTCGGATTCTGGTTGGGAACATTCGACCCGGTGATTCGGATCCTCACCTCAAACGAACGAATGGCCTATAAAGCGAACCTCCGCGCCCATCAGGCATTTCTGGAGCATGGTCTGCATCGCACAGAACTCGGAACAGGCGTGCTGATTCTTATATCGTTACTCGAACACCGGATTGAGATTCTGACAGACCGCGCTATCCTGGATCGGGTTCCCCCGGAGACCTGGAAGAATATGCTGGCCCTCATTCAAGAAGGCTTTCACAAAGGGAATCCCGTGGAGTCGTTGTGTCAGGCCATTACCTTATGTGGTGAGGTCTTAGGCGAATATTTTCCGGCAGGTCCCACCGATCCCAATCCCAACGAACTCCCGAACGACCTGATTCCAGGTTAA
- a CDS encoding TPM domain-containing protein, with protein MMRPRPGQSLFRVAWLGLLSIFLLAPSGWSLDIPPLTGRVVDQAHLLSPSAISDLNTALAAHESKTSNQVAVFTLASLEGHPLEEFSHQVATAWALGQKGTDNGVLFLIAMQEKRVRIEVGYGLEGTLTDAKSSRIIRHEVVPRFRAGNFSEGIIAGTHAILGTIEGTYTNLPSSADHAAEPVGRWEIFGLAVFLGTLTGLLFGSRRRVNGSVIGMLLSFLVAFPAALWLGMLAGVVTSLLVGLFNSVDGPSTRNALGYGSRVGWPGQSWPMGGSGGFGGGSGGFGGGGGSFGGGGASGSW; from the coding sequence ATGATGAGGCCGAGACCAGGGCAGAGCCTTTTCCGGGTAGCCTGGCTGGGGCTCCTGAGTATCTTCCTTCTGGCACCATCCGGGTGGAGCCTGGATATTCCTCCTCTCACCGGTCGGGTGGTAGACCAGGCCCATCTTCTTTCACCTTCGGCCATTTCCGATCTGAACACGGCCCTGGCTGCCCATGAATCCAAAACCTCGAACCAGGTGGCCGTTTTCACGCTTGCCTCGTTAGAGGGGCATCCCCTGGAAGAGTTTTCTCATCAGGTGGCAACGGCCTGGGCACTTGGCCAAAAGGGGACAGACAACGGCGTCCTGTTCCTGATTGCCATGCAAGAAAAACGGGTTCGTATCGAAGTAGGGTATGGGCTGGAAGGCACGTTGACCGATGCCAAAAGTTCCCGAATCATACGACATGAGGTGGTTCCACGTTTTCGGGCGGGGAATTTCTCCGAGGGCATCATTGCCGGCACTCACGCCATTCTCGGCACCATCGAAGGGACGTACACAAACCTTCCATCCTCCGCTGATCATGCTGCTGAGCCTGTCGGGCGTTGGGAAATTTTTGGCTTAGCGGTCTTCTTAGGAACCTTGACGGGTTTGCTGTTCGGCTCACGGCGACGTGTGAATGGGAGTGTCATAGGCATGCTCCTTTCGTTTTTAGTGGCCTTTCCTGCGGCTCTCTGGCTGGGTATGCTCGCCGGTGTTGTAACCTCTCTTCTTGTTGGTTTGTTCAATAGCGTCGATGGTCCATCGACTCGTAACGCATTGGGATATGGCTCCAGGGTTGGATGGCCCGGACAGTCTTGGCCAATGGGAGGATCGGGAGGGTTTGGGGGCGGAAGTGGTGGATTTGGTGGAGGCGGAGGCAGCTTTGGTGGCGGGGGTGCCTCGGGAAGCTGGTAA
- a CDS encoding LemA family protein codes for MERILKCLVLGLLVLPLFLSGCGYNDLQGLDEETNAAWSEVLNQYQRRADLIPNLVATVKGYAAHEKETLEGVTQARSQVAGLTLTPEALKDPSVFQKFQEAQQGLSSALSRLMVVVEKYPDLKANENFRDLQSQLEGTENRITVARKRYIDKVAEFNKGVRFFPTNLTAKYLLGLEVKPSFTVADEKAVSTPPEVKF; via the coding sequence ATGGAAAGAATTCTCAAGTGCCTGGTGCTTGGATTGCTCGTCTTGCCCTTGTTCCTGAGCGGATGCGGCTATAATGACCTCCAAGGACTGGACGAAGAAACCAATGCCGCCTGGAGCGAAGTCTTGAACCAATACCAGCGCCGGGCCGATTTAATTCCCAATCTTGTGGCGACAGTCAAAGGGTATGCGGCTCACGAAAAGGAAACCTTAGAAGGGGTCACACAGGCCCGCTCTCAAGTCGCCGGCCTGACACTGACACCTGAAGCCTTAAAAGACCCGAGTGTGTTTCAGAAATTTCAGGAAGCCCAGCAAGGGCTTTCTTCCGCCCTTTCCCGCCTGATGGTTGTCGTGGAAAAATATCCTGATCTCAAAGCCAACGAAAATTTCCGTGATCTCCAAAGCCAACTGGAAGGCACGGAAAATCGTATCACGGTCGCCCGTAAGCGCTATATCGACAAGGTCGCGGAGTTCAATAAGGGCGTTCGATTTTTTCCGACGAATCTGACCGCCAAATACCTCCTGGGACTTGAGGTGAAACCAAGCTTTACCGTCGCTGATGAAAAAGCGGTGTCGACACCTCCCGAGGTGAAGTTTTAA
- a CDS encoding glycerate kinase translates to MSESHLKKPRVIVQHANPHTKRMLESLIDAGLEACNPALAIANTLHLTRNRLQVHDFHYDLTHHSRIVCVGAGKASAPMAMALEQMLGDRLEGGMVIIPDGHDTPCHRIRMCHAAHPIPDRRGVKATKQLLALTQSLAQDDLLIVLLSGGASSLLCAPSIGLTLAAKRRTTELLLQSGATIHEINVVRKHISAIKGGQLAQSTPATILTLIMSDVLGDDLSTIGSGPTVTDPSTFQDAIDILQQYSIWRKVPEALQRHLQQGLTKSLRAPKKPTRRQSLRNRHIVLANNRQALEGVAKTAKRLGLKPFILPYPLQGEAKEIGSILGGFARDLVEFGNPVHPPACLIAGGEPTVTVNGKGRGGRAQECVLAAAGELAGLTNVFVAGFGTDGTDGPTDAAGAVVDGKTVQRAKKKGLSIEQALHEHDSYTIFQQIRGHIMTGPTGTNVNDIYLIVAIS, encoded by the coding sequence ATGTCAGAATCACACCTCAAAAAACCACGGGTCATCGTCCAACATGCCAATCCGCACACAAAACGAATGTTGGAATCCCTCATTGATGCGGGCCTGGAGGCGTGTAATCCTGCTCTCGCCATCGCAAATACTCTCCATCTCACCAGGAACCGCCTTCAGGTTCATGATTTCCACTACGACCTGACCCACCATAGTCGCATCGTCTGCGTCGGAGCCGGAAAAGCTTCTGCGCCGATGGCGATGGCCCTGGAACAGATGCTCGGAGATCGGCTTGAAGGCGGAATGGTCATTATCCCGGACGGACACGATACCCCATGCCATAGGATTCGCATGTGTCATGCCGCACATCCGATTCCGGACAGACGAGGGGTAAAGGCCACGAAACAACTCCTGGCACTGACTCAATCGCTCGCTCAAGATGACTTGTTGATTGTTCTCCTTTCGGGTGGAGCTTCAAGCCTGCTCTGCGCCCCATCAATCGGTCTCACCTTAGCTGCCAAACGACGGACCACCGAGTTACTCCTGCAATCCGGAGCTACCATTCATGAGATAAATGTTGTCCGGAAACATATATCCGCCATCAAAGGTGGACAATTAGCCCAATCCACCCCGGCGACGATCCTGACCTTAATCATGTCCGATGTGTTAGGAGATGACCTTTCCACCATCGGATCCGGCCCGACAGTCACAGATCCCTCCACGTTCCAGGATGCCATCGATATTCTTCAACAATATTCGATTTGGCGCAAAGTGCCTGAAGCCTTACAACGCCACTTACAACAAGGTCTCACCAAGTCCCTTCGGGCACCCAAGAAACCAACCAGAAGGCAGTCGTTACGAAATCGGCATATTGTGCTTGCCAACAACCGCCAGGCTCTCGAGGGCGTGGCCAAAACTGCCAAGCGGTTAGGACTCAAACCCTTCATTCTTCCCTATCCCTTGCAAGGGGAGGCAAAGGAGATCGGCAGCATCCTGGGAGGTTTCGCCAGAGACCTCGTCGAATTCGGCAACCCGGTTCATCCACCAGCCTGTCTCATCGCCGGAGGAGAACCGACGGTCACCGTGAACGGAAAAGGCCGAGGTGGGCGGGCACAGGAATGCGTCCTGGCGGCAGCCGGGGAATTGGCTGGACTCACAAATGTATTTGTGGCAGGGTTTGGCACTGATGGGACAGATGGCCCAACCGACGCGGCCGGTGCGGTCGTCGATGGGAAGACGGTTCAGCGGGCCAAGAAGAAAGGGCTCTCAATTGAGCAGGCATTACATGAACATGACAGCTATACCATCTTCCAACAGATCCGCGGCCACATCATGACCGGCCCAACCGGCACGAACGTGAACGACATTTATCTGATCGTCGCCATTTCATAA